The Pseudoxanthomonas suwonensis sequence CCGAGCCGGCGGCGACGCCGCCCGCCCCCGCGGTCGCGGCCACGGTCCAGGCGATGGGCGCCGACCAGCTGCGCGACGCCGCCAGCCAGGCGCTGCGCGAGAACCGGATGTACGCGCCGGCCGGCGACAACGCGATGGAGTACTACCTCGCGCTGCGCGACAAGCTGCCCGACGACGCCGGCGTCTCCAGCGCACTGACCGACCTGATGCCGTATACGCTCATCGCCGCCGAGCAGGCGGTGGCGCGCGAGCAGTTCGAGGAAGCGCAGCGCCTGCTGGCGCTGATCGAGAAGGCTGACCAGACCGCGCCGGCACTGCCGCGCATCCGCCAGAGCATCACTTCCTCGCAGCAGGCCGTGGCCCAGCGCAGCGAAGCCGACGCTGCGCGCGCGCGCGCCGACGCCGAGGCCCGCGCCCAGGCCCAGCAGCAGCAGCTCGCCACGCAGCAGGCGGCCGAGGCCGAGGCGGCACGCCGCCTTGCCGAGCAGGAAACCGCGCGCCAGGCCGCCGCCGCGCGCGAGGCCGAGGAACAGCGCGAAGCGGCCGCACGCCAGGCCGCGGCGCAGCAGCAGGCCGCCGCCGTCGCCCAGCCCGCGCCGGCCCAGCGCAGCCTGCGCCCGATCAGCATGCCCTCGCCGCGCTATCCGCCCGACGCGCTGCGTGCCGGCACCGCGGGCGAGGTGCTGGTCGAGTTCACCGTCGGCACCGACGGCTCGGTCACCGACGCCCGCGTGCTGCGCGCCAATCCGGCACGCACCTTCGACCGCGAGGCGCTCAACGCGGTGCGCCGCTGGCGCTTCGAGCCGGTCGACGCGCCGGTCACCACCCGCCGCACGGTGGCCTTCAGCCCGGGCGGCTGACCGGCGCCGCAGGCCCGACACGAAGAGGCCCGGCATCGCCGGGCCTTTTTCTTGGTTCACCCAACTCCGCGGAGGACAACCCGGCCGGCGGAAAAGCGCCGCGCCCGAGATGGCGCCGGGCATTCTCCTGCAGGAGCCCATTCATGGGCGACACGGGCGTCGGAACCACGAGGGCGTCGCCTGGGCCGACGGCGTCGGGTCGCCGGCTGAACCCGGCTCCTACAACAGCCGCGCCACCGCCGCTCTTCTGTAGGAGCTGACTTCAGTCGGCGACACGGGCGTCGGGATCATGAGCGCGTCGCCTGTGCCGACGGTGTCGGGTCGCGGGCAAGCCCGGCTCCTACACAAGAGCGGGTCGTCGGGCGGCGAACGAAGTTACGACCCCGAAGTGCCCCGAAGACGTGGCAGGCCGGGTGCGTTGCGGCAGCGGCCAGGGATGGCCGCGTCGGCGAGTCGGCACACGGACGTGCCGCCGAGACGACCGCAACGCACCCGGCCTGCCGCGGCTCAGCCCGAAGCCGACCACCCAAACGCTCTTGCCGTTGCCGCTTCCCGTGTCGCTGCGGTTGCGGCGCCCCCCATCCCCTCGAATCGGCGAAGAATCTTTCTCTTCCCACGGTGGCGGAGGGTCGCCGGCTCAGGTCGAGATCGCCAGCTTCTCCTGCCGGTAGCGCATCACCGCCGCCAGCCACAGCAGCAGCGCCAGGCCCAGGCTGCAGGCCAGGTACAGGGCCCATACCTGCGCGCTGATCGGCTCGGCGCGGATCACCTTCAGCAGCAGCTGGTTCTGCGCCAGGAACGGCACCGCGAACTGCCACAGCTGGGTCTTCACCGGGTTGGCCATCAGCATGATGGTCGGGACCATCGGCAACAGCATCAGCCAGGTCATGTGGCTCTGCGCCTCCTTCAGGCTCTTGGCGGCGGCGGCCAGGAAGGTGAGCAGCGAAGTGCCGATCAGCAGCATCGGCAGCAGCACCAGCAGGAAGCGGCCGATCGCCAGCATCGACACGTCCAGCTGGCGGGCGATGCCGGCCGAGGCCTGCGCGCTGAGCTTGAATGCCAGCAGGGTCAGCAGCAGCGATGCCACGCCCAGCAGGCAGGCGGCCAGTATCTTGCCGCTGACGATCGCCCCGCGCGCCGCTGGCGTGGCCAGCAGCGGTTCCAGCGTCTGCCGCTCGCGTTCGCCGGCAGTGGCGTCCAGCACCAGCGCGGCGCCGCCGAGGAACGCGGTGATGATCAGGAAGTACGGCAGCATCACCGACATCAGCATGCCGCGCTTGGCCTCCGGCGTGGCCAGGTCCAGCGTGCCGCTGCTCACCGGCTGTGCCACCGCCGGGTCGATGCCGCGCGCCAGCAGGCGCAAGGCGCCGACCTGGCCGCTGTAGGCGGCCAACGCGCCGCGCAGGCGGCGGCCGGGGATCTCCGCGTCGCGGCGGGTGCTGTCGAGCATGATCTCCACCAGCGCCGGCCGGCCGGCGCGCCAGTCCTCGGCGAAGCGGTCGGAGATGCGCAGCGCCACGTCGACCTTCTGCTCGCGGATGTCGCCTTCCAGGTCCTGCGGCGGCGGCACCGCCTTGATCCCGTGGGTGGCCAGGAACGCGACCAGGTTCGGCGCGTGTTCCATGCCGATCACCGGCACCTCCAGGGTCTTGTCGATCTGGGTCTTGGCCCGCTTCTCGACCAGCGAGCCCATGCCCAGGATCAGCGCCGGGAACAGCAGCGGGCCCAACAGCAGCGTGAGCGCCAGGGTGCGGCGGTCGCGGGCGATGTCGCGCAGTTCCTTGACCAGCACGGTCCATATCGTCGCCAGTGCGTTCATGCCAGCAGGCCCTCCTCCGAACCGATCGCCTTGACGAAGGCATCCTCGAGATTGTCCTCGCCGGTCTGCTCGCGCAGCTGGTCGGCGGTGCCGGCGGCGACCACCTGGCCCTTGGCCACGATCACGATGCGGTCACAGAGTGCGGCGACCTCCTGCATGATGTGGCTGGAGAAGATCACGCAGCGTCCCTCGGCGCGCAGGCCGCGCAGGAATTCGCGCATCGCCCGGGTGGTCATCACGTCCAGGCCGTTGGTCGGCTCGTCGAGGATCACGTTGCGCGGGTCGTGGACCAGGGCGCGGGCGATCGCGGTCTTGGTCCGCTGGCCTTGCGAGAAACCCTCGGTCTGCCGGTCCAGGATCTCGCCCATGTCCAGCGCCTTCGACAGCTTGTCGATGCGCTCGGCGGTGAGCCGTGCCGACAGGCCGTGCAGGCGCGCGAAATAGGCGATGTTCTCGCGCGCGGTCAGGCGCTTGTAGACGCCGCGCGCGTCGGGCAGCACGCCCAGTGCGCGGCGCACCGCGACCGGATCCTTCGCCGGATCCACGCCGTCCACCTCGATCCGGCCCTGGTCGGGCTTCATCAGGGTGTAGAGCATGCGCAGGGTGGTGGTCTTGCCGGCGCCGTTGGGGCCGAGCAGGCCGGTGATCTGGCCGTCGTGGGCTTCGAAGCTCACGCCGTCCACGGCGGCCACCGTGCCGGTCTTGGTCTTGAAGCTCTTGTGCAGGTCGTGGGCGCGGATCATGGCGCGGCTCCCGCTGGAATGTGTCGGCGCATCAGGGTTCCCATCCGTTGAAACTGGTGAAAGGCGGCACGTAGGTGAGCGTGTCCAGGCAGGCGGCATCGAGCGCCTTGGCGTCGGCCGACTCGATGAACTGGCCGGTGAGCTTGGGCATGCAGCCCAGCCCCAGGGTGCCGTGGCCCTGGCCGTGCAGGACCAGGTGGCGGCCGTTGGGCAGGCCTTCGAGCACGCGCTCGGCGTAGCGCGGCGGCGTCACCGGATCGAGTTCGCCGGACAGCAGCAGCACCGGGATCTCCGAGCGGAACGGATCGGTGAAGCCGTCGGGCCGGGTGCCGTGCGGCCAACTGGCGCAGGCGGCGAAGAACATGCGCGCCACGTCCTGGCCGAGCACGGTGTCGCGGCCGCTGTCGTCCTCGCGGAAGCGGTCGGCGTCCTCGGCGCAGATCACCGACCACTGCATGCCGCGCGCCATCGAACCGCCCATGCTGCGGCCCATCAGTTCCGAGAGCGACTTCAGCGGCGCGAAGCGGCCGTGGGCGGCTTCGTCCAGCACCAGCGGCAGCAGCGCGGCGGTCTGCGGCATGTACGAGAACATGAAGGCCAGTCCGGTGACGGTGTCCGCGTCGACCTGCCCGCGCCGGCTCTCGCCGCTGGCCGGATCGCGGAATTCCACCTCGGCCGGCGCTTCCTTCAGCTTCGCCACCAGTGCATCGAGCTGGGCGCGCGCGTCCTGCGGGAAGCGCTGCGCGCAGGCCGGCAGCTGCCGGCACTGCGCCGACTGCAGCGCCAGCGCATCCTCGAAGGTGTGGGCGAACTCGCCGCCGACGACCAGGTCGTTCGGCGCCACGCCGTCCAGGACGATGCTGCGCACGCGCTGCGGGAAACGGCCGGCGTACTGCTGGGCCACGCGGGTGCCATAGGAACCGCCGACCAGGTTGACCCGGGAAGCGCCGATCGCCTCGCGCACCGCGTCCAGGTCGCGGATCGCGTCGGTGGTGGTGTAGAAGCGCGGGTCGGCGCGGTCGGCGGCGGCGGCGGCGCACTCGGCGGCGAACGCGGCGATGGCATCGGCATCGACCACCGGCGTGGCTTCGCCGTCGTGGTCGGGCGGCAGGCATTCCAGCGCGTTGGAACCGCCGGTGCCGCGCTGGTCGACCAGCACGATGTGGCGCTGCTTGCGCACTTCGCCGAAGGCCGGGTTCAGCGACGGCCACACCGACACCGCCGACTGGCCCGGGCCGCCGGCCAGGAAGAACACCGGGTCGGGGCTGGCGTTGGCCTCGTCGGTGGCCGGCAGCCAGGCCAGGTTGAGGCGGATGCGCCGGCCATCGGGAGCGTCGTGGTCTTCCGGCACCTCGAACGTGGCGCACTGCGCCTGCACGTTGGCCGCCGCCGCGCCGCTGGCCAGGGTGCAGGGCTCGAACGCGATCGAGCCGTAGTGGCGCGTCGAGGACACGGGCGCCGCCGGGTCGGCGGCGTTGTCGCAGCCGGCCAGGAGCGCCGCGGAGGCGATGGCGACGGCCAGCGGGATGGAGGTCTTGCGCGACATCATCGAAGCGGTCCCTCGGGGTTCGTGCAGCGGTGGAGCGGGAAGAAGGGCGGCCGGTGCACCGGGTCACCCATCGGGAACGAACACGTCCTCGATATGCAGGCCGAACAGGCGGGCGATGCGGAACGCCAGCGGCAGGCTCGGATCGTACTTGCCGGTCTCCAGCGCGTTGACGGTCTGCCGCGAGACCTCCAGCCGCTCGGCCAGTTCGCCCTGCGACCAGCCCTGCGCCTCGCGCAGCTCGCGCAGCCGGTTGTTCAACGGTAGCGCCTCATGACCACGATCTTGGCCAGGCCGTAGCTGAAGCAGACCAGCGGGAACACCCAGATCATCGCCGACGCGGCGGGCACGTCGATCACCTTCGCCGCCTGCAGGAAGCCGCCGGCCATGTACAGCAGCGAGACGAACGCGGTGGCGATGCAGACCGCCTCCAGTTCGATGCGCTGCTGCATCTCGTCGGTATCGCGGATGTAGCGGACGATCGCGCGCAGCGCCAGCGCGATCGGCGGCAGCGGCAGCAGCGCGACCAGCGCGCGCAGCGCAGGCTCCTCCACCTGCTTGAGCAGCCAGACCGACGCGAACAGGACCAGCACGTAGGCGCCCATCGCCAGCATCAGTTCCCGGGTGTAGCGGCGGCGCAGCGCCGGCGAGGCGACGTCGCAGGAATCGGGCAGGCGTCCGCGCAGCAGCGCGGCGAAGGCCAGCATGAGCGCGGTGCCGTACAGGATGACGCTCACCGCGCCGGGGATCCGG is a genomic window containing:
- a CDS encoding energy transducer TonB, giving the protein MTISPKSRLCACLMLAVALAACSKQEEAAPAATAPAAADAPAAEPAATPPAPAVAATVQAMGADQLRDAASQALRENRMYAPAGDNAMEYYLALRDKLPDDAGVSSALTDLMPYTLIAAEQAVAREQFEEAQRLLALIEKADQTAPALPRIRQSITSSQQAVAQRSEADAARARADAEARAQAQQQQLATQQAAEAEAARRLAEQETARQAAAAREAEEQREAAARQAAAQQQAAAVAQPAPAQRSLRPISMPSPRYPPDALRAGTAGEVLVEFTVGTDGSVTDARVLRANPARTFDREALNAVRRWRFEPVDAPVTTRRTVAFSPGG
- a CDS encoding ABC transporter permease is translated as MNALATIWTVLVKELRDIARDRRTLALTLLLGPLLFPALILGMGSLVEKRAKTQIDKTLEVPVIGMEHAPNLVAFLATHGIKAVPPPQDLEGDIREQKVDVALRISDRFAEDWRAGRPALVEIMLDSTRRDAEIPGRRLRGALAAYSGQVGALRLLARGIDPAVAQPVSSGTLDLATPEAKRGMLMSVMLPYFLIITAFLGGAALVLDATAGERERQTLEPLLATPAARGAIVSGKILAACLLGVASLLLTLLAFKLSAQASAGIARQLDVSMLAIGRFLLVLLPMLLIGTSLLTFLAAAAKSLKEAQSHMTWLMLLPMVPTIMLMANPVKTQLWQFAVPFLAQNQLLLKVIRAEPISAQVWALYLACSLGLALLLWLAAVMRYRQEKLAIST
- a CDS encoding ATP-binding cassette domain-containing protein, which translates into the protein MIRAHDLHKSFKTKTGTVAAVDGVSFEAHDGQITGLLGPNGAGKTTTLRMLYTLMKPDQGRIEVDGVDPAKDPVAVRRALGVLPDARGVYKRLTARENIAYFARLHGLSARLTAERIDKLSKALDMGEILDRQTEGFSQGQRTKTAIARALVHDPRNVILDEPTNGLDVMTTRAMREFLRGLRAEGRCVIFSSHIMQEVAALCDRIVIVAKGQVVAAGTADQLREQTGEDNLEDAFVKAIGSEEGLLA
- a CDS encoding alpha/beta hydrolase, coding for MSRKTSIPLAVAIASAALLAGCDNAADPAAPVSSTRHYGSIAFEPCTLASGAAAANVQAQCATFEVPEDHDAPDGRRIRLNLAWLPATDEANASPDPVFFLAGGPGQSAVSVWPSLNPAFGEVRKQRHIVLVDQRGTGGSNALECLPPDHDGEATPVVDADAIAAFAAECAAAAADRADPRFYTTTDAIRDLDAVREAIGASRVNLVGGSYGTRVAQQYAGRFPQRVRSIVLDGVAPNDLVVGGEFAHTFEDALALQSAQCRQLPACAQRFPQDARAQLDALVAKLKEAPAEVEFRDPASGESRRGQVDADTVTGLAFMFSYMPQTAALLPLVLDEAAHGRFAPLKSLSELMGRSMGGSMARGMQWSVICAEDADRFREDDSGRDTVLGQDVARMFFAACASWPHGTRPDGFTDPFRSEIPVLLLSGELDPVTPPRYAERVLEGLPNGRHLVLHGQGHGTLGLGCMPKLTGQFIESADAKALDAACLDTLTYVPPFTSFNGWEP
- a CDS encoding helix-turn-helix transcriptional regulator, whose product is MNNRLRELREAQGWSQGELAERLEVSRQTVNALETGKYDPSLPLAFRIARLFGLHIEDVFVPDG